A stretch of Mus musculus strain C57BL/6J chromosome 19, GRCm38.p6 C57BL/6J DNA encodes these proteins:
- the Ms4a7 gene encoding membrane-spanning 4-domains subfamily A member 7 isoform c (isoform c is encoded by transcript variant 3): MLQIQPTFGFQCSAIPICPTGNKNPGFICIPGTMRLQLGTKNIGWDCFPKDIIIHKREKTGHTYEKEDDLLIGVPSEATVLGTIQLLCALILASFGGILVSASYFNPEVSTTLISGYLFIGSLCFAIAGILSIISEKISTKPFALSSLASNVASSVVAVIGLFLFTYCLIALGSAFPHCNSEKKFLSLLSYLKSHHWKNEDKNCYLAYVGAMSALGMMLLFTVLEVFLAGYSSIFWWKQVYSNKPGGTFFLPQSQDHTQLVKSNLLQ, encoded by the exons ATGCTTCAGATACAACCAACATTTGGCTTCCAATGCAGTGCCATCCCCATCTGCCCCACTGGTAACAAGAATCCGGGGTTCATTTG CATCCCTGGCACCATGCGTCTACAGCTTGGCACCAAGAACATTGGGTGGGACTGCTTTCCAAAGGACATCATTATCcacaaaagagagaaaactgGACATACATATGAAAAAGAAGATGACCTGCTGATTGGAGTGCCTAGTGAAGCCACAGTTCTTGGA ACCATCCAGCTACTATGTGCCCTGATACTTGCAAGCTTTGGGGGCATTTTGGTGTCAGCTTCCTACTTCAACCCAGAAGTTTCCACCACTTTGATATCTGGATACCTGTTTATTGGATCCCTCTGT TTTGCCATTGCTGGAATTCTCTCCATTATCTCTGAAAAAATCTCAACCAAACCCTTT GCACTGAGCAGCCTGGCCTCCAATGTAGCAAGCTCTGTTGTTGCCGTCATTGGCCTCTTCCTCTTCACCTATTGTCTGATAGCCCTGGGGAGTGCTTTCCCACACTGTaactcagaaaagaaattcctgtccTTATTGTCTTACTTGAAATCCCACCATTGGAAGAATGAAGACAAGAACTGTTACCTGGCTTATGTCGGTGCTATG AGTGCTCTGGGGATGATGCTTCTCTTCACTGTGCTGGAGGTTTTCCTAGCTGGATACAGTTCTATCTTTTGGTGGAAGCAAGTCTACTCCAACAAACCTGGG GGTACATTTTTCTTGCCTCAATCACAAGATCATACCCAACTTGTTAAAAGCAATTTGTTGCAATAA
- the Ms4a7 gene encoding membrane-spanning 4-domains subfamily A member 7 isoform a (isoform a is encoded by transcript variant 1), whose protein sequence is MRLQLGTKNIGWDCFPKDIIIHKREKTGHTYEKEDDLLIGVPSEATVLGTIQLLCALILASFGGILVSASYFNPEVSTTLISGYLFIGSLCFAIAGILSIISEKISTKPFALSSLASNVASSVVAVIGLFLFTYCLIALGSAFPHCNSEKKFLSLLSYLKSHHWKNEDKNCYLAYVGAMSALGMMLLFTVLEVFLAGYSSIFWWKQVYSNKPGGTFFLPQSQDHTQLVKSNLLQ, encoded by the exons ATGCGTCTACAGCTTGGCACCAAGAACATTGGGTGGGACTGCTTTCCAAAGGACATCATTATCcacaaaagagagaaaactgGACATACATATGAAAAAGAAGATGACCTGCTGATTGGAGTGCCTAGTGAAGCCACAGTTCTTGGA ACCATCCAGCTACTATGTGCCCTGATACTTGCAAGCTTTGGGGGCATTTTGGTGTCAGCTTCCTACTTCAACCCAGAAGTTTCCACCACTTTGATATCTGGATACCTGTTTATTGGATCCCTCTGT TTTGCCATTGCTGGAATTCTCTCCATTATCTCTGAAAAAATCTCAACCAAACCCTTT GCACTGAGCAGCCTGGCCTCCAATGTAGCAAGCTCTGTTGTTGCCGTCATTGGCCTCTTCCTCTTCACCTATTGTCTGATAGCCCTGGGGAGTGCTTTCCCACACTGTaactcagaaaagaaattcctgtccTTATTGTCTTACTTGAAATCCCACCATTGGAAGAATGAAGACAAGAACTGTTACCTGGCTTATGTCGGTGCTATG AGTGCTCTGGGGATGATGCTTCTCTTCACTGTGCTGGAGGTTTTCCTAGCTGGATACAGTTCTATCTTTTGGTGGAAGCAAGTCTACTCCAACAAACCTGGG GGTACATTTTTCTTGCCTCAATCACAAGATCATACCCAACTTGTTAAAAGCAATTTGTTGCAATAA
- the Ms4a7 gene encoding membrane-spanning 4-domains subfamily A member 7 isoform b (isoform b is encoded by transcript variant 2) produces the protein MRLQLGTKNIGWDCFPKDIIIHKREKTGHTYEKEDDLLIGVPSEATVLGTIQLLCALILASFGGILVSASYFNPEVSTTLISGYLFIGSLCALSSLASNVASSVVAVIGLFLFTYCLIALGSAFPHCNSEKKFLSLLSYLKSHHWKNEDKNCYLAYVGAMSALGMMLLFTVLEVFLAGYSSIFWWKQVYSNKPGGTFFLPQSQDHTQLVKSNLLQ, from the exons ATGCGTCTACAGCTTGGCACCAAGAACATTGGGTGGGACTGCTTTCCAAAGGACATCATTATCcacaaaagagagaaaactgGACATACATATGAAAAAGAAGATGACCTGCTGATTGGAGTGCCTAGTGAAGCCACAGTTCTTGGA ACCATCCAGCTACTATGTGCCCTGATACTTGCAAGCTTTGGGGGCATTTTGGTGTCAGCTTCCTACTTCAACCCAGAAGTTTCCACCACTTTGATATCTGGATACCTGTTTATTGGATCCCTCTGT GCACTGAGCAGCCTGGCCTCCAATGTAGCAAGCTCTGTTGTTGCCGTCATTGGCCTCTTCCTCTTCACCTATTGTCTGATAGCCCTGGGGAGTGCTTTCCCACACTGTaactcagaaaagaaattcctgtccTTATTGTCTTACTTGAAATCCCACCATTGGAAGAATGAAGACAAGAACTGTTACCTGGCTTATGTCGGTGCTATG AGTGCTCTGGGGATGATGCTTCTCTTCACTGTGCTGGAGGTTTTCCTAGCTGGATACAGTTCTATCTTTTGGTGGAAGCAAGTCTACTCCAACAAACCTGGG GGTACATTTTTCTTGCCTCAATCACAAGATCATACCCAACTTGTTAAAAGCAATTTGTTGCAATAA